The window ttttttctttttatgtatgttaaaataaataaaagaaaaaaaatgcacgaaataatttttcatttattataataatatatatataaataaaatatattatatatatatataaaatattatatatataaatatattatatatatatatataaaatattatatatataaatatatatatatatatttacatacgtgtgtaaaaaatagaatggattaataattttttgttcattgatatatattttatatttttagaaaaaaaaaaaaaaaattaataaattaataaaaaaattaccTACCACtttttataagaaaaaaaacaaacaaaaaaaaaaaagtacaTAAAACACCTATTTGTTctgctttttttttttttctttttttttcttttcataatatattttattgatatactaaaaaaaaaaaaaaattcgAAATAAattgaattatatatgaaatataataaaaaaaaaaaaaaaaaaaataaaaaaaaaaaaaaagNNNNNNNNNNNNNNNNNNNNNNNNNNNNNNNNNNNNNNNNNNNNNNNNNNNNNNNNNNNNNNNNNNNNNNNNNNNNNNNNNNNNNNNNNNNNNNNNNNNNNNNNNNNNNNNNNNNNNNNNNNNNNNNNNNNNNNNNNNNNNNNNNNNNNNNNNNNNNNNNNNNNNNNNNNNNNNNNNNNNNNNNNNNNNNNNNNNNNNNNNNNNNNNNNNNNNNNNNNNNNNNNNNNNNNNNNNNNNNNNNNNNNNNNNNNNNNNNNNNNNNNNNNNNNNNNNNNNNNNNNNNNNNNNNNNNNNNNNNNATatactaaaaaaaaaaaaaaattcgAAATAAattgaattatatatgaaatataataaaacaaagcaaaaataacataaaaaaaaaacaaatgtgaccaatataaaaaagaaaaaataataaaaattaaaaaaaacaataaaaaatgaccatataaagaaaaaaaaataaaaataaaaataaaaaacaataataaaagtaacAAAAGTAACAAAAGTAACAAATGTAACAAAAGTAACAAAAGTAACAAAAGTAACAAAAGTAACAAAAGTAACAAAAGTAACAAAAGTAACAAAATAACAAAAgtaataacaatataaaaaaaaaataatgttaaaattttaaatatttataacaaataaaatatgagggaaaatgataaaaaaaaaaaaaaaataataaaataacataaatattataatataagaacatcaaatacaaatataaaagtatataataagtatataagtttttttatatataaaaacacAACCAAGAATGcatctatatatataatatatattatatgtatatatatatatattgtatatatatatatatatatgaggTAAAGGATTATAATGGAGGAACctaaaaaaaagtattaatttaaaaaatatataaaataaaaacacgaaaaaaaaaaaataaaataaaataaataaataaaataaagtaaaataataataataataataatatatatatataagcaTCAAACGAAAATATAATTAGCAGTATATAGAGAAAATGTTATCATAAAgaatagatatatatatatatatatatataatataatataatacacattcatgtatatatatatatatatatatatatatatatatatatattttatatatataatatcataaaaagaatattataagtaataattataataataatattattaataataaaatattcatataaaattaatttcctttattttattatattcttttattatttttttttttttcctagtcatatattacattattttatttatttatttttttcttttaaagataaaatgttatcttttaaaataatttataatccttttaattaaatggaaatttttttttttttttttttctcataaGTATAATATGAAAGTAATTAAACACCtacttttataatatgCACAATGGGTAAttactttattttattttaatttatttatttttttttttttttacgtttgttcttttatttttttctttctttctttctttcctttgtttgataataaaattgtaATGAATAcgtttttattttcttgttatcatttaacaagttctttattattttatttgtttttttgtttttttttatagcTTATATTATCTTATTCTTTGTCCTTGTCTTTGtctttgtttttctttttatttttttttcttttggGGTTATATTTGGTTTCTTAATTATATACGTcgatatataattttttacaaCCTTGATATATCTCTTTACATCTTTCTAAATTACCTTAATattctattatatattcttacgatctttatttatgtaaCCTTACAATCTTGTTACATTTTCTTATAacctttaaaaaaatttttttttgttttatttttttttgttttattttgttatattttgttttattttgttttattttgttatattttgttttattttgttatattttgttttattttgttttatttttttgttttattttatttttttttttcatcttctTCAGGTATCTAATAGcctttaatatattttcttaatttCTTACAATATTGttaatttatttcttcttattattattattatcatcattgtttttatttattatttattttatttattattttttttttttttacatgttcatttatattttataatgcCAAGTATTTTAGAGTCTAACAATTCATTAAACGATGaggataataataaaatattagaaAAGAACGGAGACATTAATATGATTGAACcagataataatataatattaaataataataatagtaataatgtaatgaatgataatatatataggtTAGATGAATATAAGAAAGGGTTAAATGAAGTTCATtgtagtaataatataaacaatgaaaaagaagtaggaaatatatattgtgatgttgaaaaaaaaaatgatattaaatatataaatagaatatctaataaaaatgaaaatttagAAGAAAAGAGTAATGTTTTAAAAGATACAGATGTAGATGTaccatattattataataacaattcAAATAATGGTACTCATCATTGTGATAATGAAGAGTATGAGGAAgataatgattatataaataatagtGAAACACGTAAAAATGGTAATGATAGTGATATTGATTATGGTAGTAATTTCTCCTATACTAATCCTGataaaaattgtaataGAAGTAATTCCTTTACATCTAATGTAGATAAAGAAtcaaatgataataatgtaaaCAAAAAGTCTCAAAATGTAATTTGTTTAAATACacataaaaaagataataataataataataataataatttgaaaCAAAAGGAATATCCTTTCTTTAGTACTATTGAAAAGAATGAGGAGAATGTATGTAATAAGAGAAAAATTTCAGCACATGAAAATATTTCGATATATGAAAATGGTTCCAGTGgtatgaatatattaattgGAGAAAATGAACATCCTAAGGAGAATAAGGAAAATGAAACAAATGAAACGAATGAAAAGAATGAAAcgaatgaaaaaaatgaaaaaaatgaaacgaatgaaaagaatgaaacgaatgaaaaaaatgaaaaaaatgaaacgaatgaaaaaaatgaaaaaaatgaaacaaatgaaaaaaatgaaacgaatgaaaaaaatgatatagTTAATTTcaattcaaataaaaataaaccTATAGATGAATATTACAATTCAAACATTGGGGATTGTACATctgtttttaaaaatgagATAAATGGAAATTATAATTTGGAACAAAATATGAatagtataaataatatgaataatataaacgATATGGATAGTAGGAATAATGTGAATGGTGTGCCTATTTTGGATGCTGAAGATATGAATATTTCAAAGgattatgataataagaatatattacaaaattataatatgcTGAATCGTGATATATCTTTTGAGAAAAATTTAGGAGAAAAGATGAATGATaaagatgataaaaatagtTATTTGGAggatattattaataatgataatattaataataatgataatattattaataatgataatattattaataatgataatattattaataatgataatattattaataataatgatgatgaaatatataaatcagGTGAGGAGGAAAATTCAAATAAGCTGTATCAAACACAATTTAATGATTCCAAAATTAAGAGCaacatattaaataatgataatgttGATAAATTAGATTCTTATAACTTAAAAgatttttttatagataataataattacaatatgaaagaagaaaaatatttgaaagaaagtataaacaatataaattcaGATGAAAAGATGGATGAAAgtaattttataaatgacaaaacaaataaaataaataatagtaattGTAACAATAATAAGGATAGTGATtctaattatataaatcttattaataatgacaaaatattaatagatGAAGAAATGTATCCTAAcgataataaaaaaatagataagttattgaaaaatatagCTAATGGAAATGATGCATATGTAAAATCACatgaatataaaagaatagATTTACTAAatacaaattataaaagaagtattatgaataatataaatattgacaataataataataataacatcaacaataataataataatgataataacCTGAATGATCCTTTTTTTAACTATCAACATATGAATTACccaaataataataacaacccttcctatatatatttgaataaagataatatgatgtttgataatataaataaatataatgtcTCAAGTAATCGAGATTATCTCATTAAAGATAACGAAATGATTAATTATAACCAGATGAGttatattaacaaaaatattaaagaagaaaatatgaatCATTTTAATGAGGGagatttttattttgataaaGAGAAAATGGGAAGTATGGgaaatatagaaaatatgaCGAACTTAGAATATAtggaatataataatataatgagtagcaacaataaaaataataatattactaAGAAGAGACGATCTAAAAAGAAGGATAGTGTTGTTAAAGAGGACATTAAAACggaaaataaattatatgaaatgAAAATTGGAAATACAAATAGAAAAAGGAGAAATAGTTATATGGGtgatgaaaaaagaaaagaaagaaaatcgattatatatgataataaaatggtGGAAAagaatgataataataatattaatatggataataattttatacatactaattatgaatatataaagaacaacaacaacaataataaaaataataataatatgtatataccTACCAATTTAgataatatgaattataaaaattatacaaatgATATAGATAACATTTCATATATGAATGAATCTTTAAGTAATAATGATCAACATTACAATATGcataatttaataaaaactAATGGTGATAATTTTTATGCTATGAATAATcatgtaaataatataattatgaataatatgaatatagggtttttaaaaaataatataaatgatgataaagCTATGGAACAAGGCGAAGCATatcttaataatattagtCAAGCTTATGATAgtcataataataataacaataataataataataataataataatgataataataataataacaacaacaatgataataataataataataataataataataataataataataatagtaatagtaatagtaataataatacgACAAATGATAGTACTACgactaataataatactaatTCTAGTACATATAATGGTACACAGAATAACACCAATcttagtaataataataatagtaataacagcaataattcatttaatatgAGTAGTTTGTTTAGTAAAGGAGCCAACAGTAATGACAGCCAACgaaattataatttcagcgaaatgaataatataaatgaaaacTCAGATTATGCTAACTTATCTAAAAATACAGAATATGATGTATATGATGAATATGTTAATTTAGGAGatcaaaaaaatgatgatatgTCTGATGACTCAAATTCATGTGATGATAAAggaaatgataaaaatggtGATAGTATCGATTCGattgataaaaaaaaaggatcAAAATGTGATAGTGAAACCTTATTACCAATAGCTAACATTAGTAGAATTATGAAAAGAATTTTACCTGGATCTGCAAAAGTAGCTAAAGAGAGTAAGGATATTATTAGGGAGTGCGTCACTGAATTTATTCAGTTCCTAACAAGCGAGGTAAGggcaaaaaaaaaaaaaaataaaaataaaaaaataaaaaaattataatttggAGAATACATTTGCATAATTgttaaaatgtatatatatatatatatatatatatatatatatatatatattaatttattttatctaGGCTAGTGACAGGTGTACGAGagaaaaaaggaaaacCATA of the Plasmodium reichenowi strain SY57 chromosome 11, whole genome shotgun sequence genome contains:
- a CDS encoding CCAAT-box DNA binding protein subunit B, putative, with translation MPSILESNNSLNDEDNNKILEKNGDINMIEPDNNIILNNNNSNNVMNDNIYRLDEYKKGLNEVHCSNNINNEKEVGNIYCDVEKKNDIKYINRISNKNENLEEKSNVLKDTDVDVPYYYNNNSNNGTHHCDNEEYEEDNDYINNSETRKNGNDSDIDYGSNFSYTNPDKNCNRSNSFTSNVDKESNDNNVNKKSQNVICLNTHKKDNNNNNNNNLKQKEYPFFSTIEKNEENVCNKRKISAHENISIYENGSSGMNILIGENEHPKENKENETNETNEKNETNEKNEKNETNEKNETNEKNEKNETNEKNEKNETNEKNETNEKNDIVNFNSNKNKPIDEYYNSNIGDCTSVFKNEINGNYNLEQNMNSINNMNNINDMDSRNNVNGVPILDAEDMNISKDYDNKNILQNYNMLNRDISFEKNLGEKMNDKDDKNSYLEDIINNDNINNNDNIINNDNIINNDNIINNDNIINNNDDEIYKSGEEENSNKLYQTQFNDSKIKSNILNNDNVDKLDSYNLKDFFIDNNNYNMKEEKYLKESINNINSDEKMDESNFINDKTNKINNSNCNNNKDSDSNYINLINNDKILIDEEMYPNDNKKIDKLLKNIANGNDAYVKSHEYKRIDLLNTNYKRSIMNNINIDNNNNNNINNNNNNDNNLNDPFFNYQHMNYPNNNNNPSYIYLNKDNMMFDNINKYNVSSNRDYLIKDNEMINYNQMSYINKNIKEENMNHFNEGDFYFDKEKMGSMGNIENMTNLEYMEYNNIMSSNNKNNNITKKRRSKKKDSVVKEDIKTENKLYEMKIGNTNRKRRNSYMGDEKRKERKSIIYDNKMVEKNDNNNINMDNNFIHTNYEYIKNNNNNNKNNNNMYIPTNLDNMNYKNYTNDIDNISYMNESLSNNDQHYNMHNLIKTNGDNFYAMNNHVNNIIMNNMNIGFLKNNINDDKAMEQGEAYLNNISQAYDSHNNNNNNNNNNNNNDNNNNNNNNDNNNNNNNNNNNNNNSNSNSNNNTTNDSTTTNNNTNSSTYNGTQNNTNLSNNNNSNNSNNSFNMSSLFSKGANSNDSQRNYNFSEMNNINENSDYANLSKNTEYDVYDEYVNLGDQKNDDMSDDSNSCDDKGNDKNGDSIDSIDKKKGSKCDSETLLPIANISRIMKRILPGSAKVAKESKDIIRECVTEFIQFLTSEASDRCTREKRKTINGEDILYSMEKLGFNDYIEPLTEYLNKWKQLKELNNSNNYHEKKFDNIKKTEESGDLNNNNNSVENKNLDENAYAEENYPIMNNVYNDQNEIFESNIKNIYTNSNDCDYGNGV